AGATTAACTCCGGTTTGGTTAGCCAGGCATAATGTTACAAAAAGCACATCAGCCAGTTCTTCTCCGAGGTCTTTACTTTTATCACTTTCCTTTTCGCTCTGCTCACCATATCTTCTGGCGATAATTCTTGCTACTTCACCTACTTCCTCCGTCAGCATAGCCATATTGGTCAGTTCATTAAAATATCTTACGCCGATGGTTTTAATCCATTCGTTAACCTGTTGTTGTAATTGAGTGATTTCCATTATTGATAAGCTCCGATAGTAGGATTAGTGGTTCTTGGTTCGTTTACGATATCAAAAGGTACGGTTCCTGCTATGGTGGTATTTCCTTTGCCTTTGGCCGGAGAAGTTGTTTTAACTCTCAGATTCATTTTTGCAGCGAAATAATTCATAAACTGCGGATCTGTATTTTTGATGCTCTGTATCACATTCACATTATTATCGAAGGTAAAACCTGCTTCAGATGTACTGGAGTATTTTAAAAGACAGTTTTGAATTAAATATTCAAATTGTTGCCCTGGTGTTTGTTCAAACTGTACAGCATTATCCCTGTCAGAATATACAATACTGTTATATAAATTAAATTGCTGCAAGGCTCCCTGTTCTGTTTGCCCAGCATCATTTTTCCATTCATTTGTTGCAAAGATTCCTTTTCTGTCAAACGTTCCCATCGATTTAGAGTAGTTGGCAATCGTAGCATGGGTATAGTTATGTTTTCCACCCTTGAAGATTCCAATACATGACAAGCCACAGTTATTCATGACTAAATTACTTGCAGTAACGGTAGAGTTTACAGCATACATTCCATATTCAAAGAAAGTATGAATGAAGGAATTGGAGATATTAGCCGTTGTTTGCTTCATTTCTAAGCCTCTTGTTCCTCCAAATAGCCTTGCATGGTTCATATTAAGAATAGAATTAGGTTCCATTTTAATAGAATTCCAGTTTTTAGAAATGGTATCATAATAAGGGTCATTTCTATCCCCACGAAGAATGATCTGATTGTCCAGGGTTCCGTTGATATTTAAAACAGCATTTGAAGAAACCTTCATTCCGCTGTTTTTATGAAAATATACCTTTGTGCCTGGATCTATATCCAATGTTACATTCTTATCAAGAGTAAGATCACCGTAGATGATCTTCGCTTTATTATTGGTCCATGTGGTAGAACTTGTAATTACATTAGGATTGG
This Chryseobacterium sp. G0162 DNA region includes the following protein-coding sequences:
- a CDS encoding nucleotide pyrophosphohydrolase; its protein translation is MEITQLQQQVNEWIKTIGVRYFNELTNMAMLTEEVGEVARIIARRYGEQSEKESDKSKDLGEELADVLFVTLCLANQTGVNLQDAFDKKMKIKTDRDKERHQNNEKLK